AGCCGGAAATCTGAAACAGTACCGCAAATGCAAATGTTGCCGGATCCCGCAACCGGGTTGAGGTGTACGCCCGAAAGCAAAATGAGTTCTAAGGAGTTTTGATGTCTGTTCGTTTCAGCGCCTCCCCCCTCTTGACGCTTCTGATCGCATCGGTCCTGATCGCTGTCCCTGTGACGCGTGCGCAAGCGCCCAAGCCTGTGCCAGCGGCTTCCTCAGGGGCGGCCCAGAATGGCGGGGCTGCCGCAGCGTCAGCGACCGTCAAAGGGACGATCGCCGATCCTGACGGTGCGGTGATCCCCGGTGCCACGATCACCCTTACGTCGGCGTCGGGCAAGGCAACCGTGATCACCTCGCAGGCGGACGGAACCTACCAGGCGACGAACCTGCGTCCGGGAACTTATTCCTTGACGGTCACGATGCAAGGATTCGCCACTTTTGTGAAGCAGGGTGTCCGCGTCACTGCTGGTCAGGCGATGACGCTCGACGCGAAGATGACGGTCCAGGCTGCAAGTCAGCAGGTTAATGTTACGGCCAACGGTGCCACGGTGAGCGTGGATCAGGACAGTAACGCCAGCGCGACGGTGATCAAGGGTAAGGACCTCGATGCCCTGTCAGACGATCCCGACGAGCTTTCTTCGGAGCTCTCCGCGCTGGCCGGACCGTCGGCTGGCCCGAATGGCGGCCAGATCTACGTGGACGGTTTTACCGGTGGCCAGCTTCCTCCGAAGTCTTCGATCCGCGAGATTCGCATCAACCAGAACCCTTTTTCGGCGCAGTACGACAAGGTGGGATACGGTCGCGTCGAGGTCTTCACTAAACCCGGAGCGGACAAGTTTCACGGCTTTTTTCAGGCCAATGGCAACGCCGACTTTCTGAATACGAAGAGCCCATTTCTAGGAACGACTGAGCAGGAGCCGTATCACACCATCTTTGTCTTAGGGAATCTGACAGGGCCGATTACGTCGAAGTCGTCATTCAACCTCGGTGGATCTCACCGTATCATCCAGGACAATACCGTATTCTTCGGCTCCATTTATGCGCTTCCGGGTTCGACTGCGCTATGCGCGCCCGGCGAAGCGGGCTGCACGGAGCAGACGAATGTCTCCATTCCGACGCTCTATCCGCAGGTCCGGACGGACTTCACTCCTCGGCTCGACTATCAACTGGCAGAGAAGAATACGCTAACCGTGCGGTATCAGTACGAGACGAACTCGCAACAGAACGATGGTACGGGAGGTCTTGATCTGCCGTCTGCCGGCTATAACCTGGATGCGACTGAGAATACGATCCAGGTGGTCGACAGCCAGATCTTCAGCGATAAGCTGATCAACGAGACGCGATTTGAGTACAGCCGGGACAAGAGTACGCAGACGCCGAACCTGGTGGCCCCCAGTGTGTCTATTCAGGGAGGCTTCACCGGAGGGGGATCGAGCGCGCTGACGGTCAACGATCACCAGGACCACTTCGAGGTGCAGAACTACACTTCGCTGGCACTTGCGCATCACTTCATCCGGATGGGTGGAAGGCTGCGGACGACGCGTGACGCCAACTTCAGCAACGCGCAGGCGCTGGGTGTCTTCAGCTACAGCAGTCTGGATGACTATAAGAACGGAGCGTCGCCATCACAGTACAAGGTGGCGGAGTATGCGCAGCCTTCGGTGAATGCGACACTTGCCGATCTGGGAATCTATGCGGAAGACGATTGGAAGATCAAGCCGAACCTGACGTTCAGCTACGGTCTTCGCTACGAGACCCAGAACCACCTAAAGGACCATCACGACTTCGCACCGCGCCTCTCTTTCGCTTACGGCCTGGGGAACAAGAGCAACCCGCAGACTGTACTTCGCGGCGGCTTCGGTGTCTTCTACGACCGGTTTACGCTAACCAACGTGATCACGACGATCCAGGAGAACGGTACGAACCAGCAGTTGTTTACCGTGCGATCGCCAGGCGCTGCGTGCACGCCGACTACCCAGAGTGCGGCAAACTGCGGGACGACCGCCGGGACTGCGGCTGCGCAGACGACCTACTCCGAAGGCCCGAACCTGCGCAGTCCCTACCTGATGCAGTTTGCGATCGGAGCGGACAGGCAGTTGGGCAAGATCGGAACGGTTTCGGTCAACTATCTGCACATGCGTGGCGTGCATCAGTTCAATAGCCAGAATGTTGACATTCCAGAGCTCGACGGTGCGACGGACACCTATGTTTCGACGGGCCAGGCGTATCAGTTTGCGTCGGATGGAGTGTTTACCCAGAATCAGCTTTCGATCAGCCCGCGTATCAACTATGGGAGATCGATCTCGTTGTGGGGGTATTACAGCCTGAACTATGCCAAGGCGGACAGTGCAGGTTCGGGGAGCTTCCCCTCGGTGGTGGGTAATTTGAAGGCGGATTATGGCCGCGCCAGCTTCGATACGCGGAACCGGCTGTTTATGGGGGGAAGCTTCTCGCTGCCGCACAGGGTTACCTTCTCACCGTTCATGGTGGCGACCTCGGGAACACCGTTCAACATCATCACGGGAACCGATTTGAATGGCGACTCGATTCTGACTAACGACCGGCCCGGCATCGTGACTTCAGCAACACCGGCAGCGAATATTGTGGTCACGTCGCACGGCAGCTTCGACGTCAATCCCGCGCCCGGCGTAGCCCGCATTCCAATCAACTCTGGGACGGGGCCGGCGGCGTTTACGCTGAACCTGCGGGTGACGAAGACGATCGGATTTGGCCCGGAGACGGGGACTAAGAACGACTCGCAAGGTCAGGGCGGTCCACCCCGCGGAGGACCGCCGGGCGGTCGTGGTGGTGGCGGACGCGGTGGTCCGGGTGGTGGAGGCCCCGGTGGATTTGGCGGGGGTGCGAACTCTGGACGGCGCTACTCGGTGAGCTTCGGAGTTCTGGCTGCGAACGTGTTCAACGATGTGGATCGCGGCACGCCGTCCGGGGTCGTTACAAGCTCGAATTTTTACCAGTCGACGGGGCTGGCGGGAAACATCTTCTCGAGCAACTCGGCTGTACGACGCATCACGCTGCTTGCGACGTTCAGCTTCTAAGTGGCTTCCCTCGAGATGACGAGTGTTTAGACAGGTTCTAAAGACGGCCATGCGGGAGGTTACGCGATGACGACAGTTTTCGCGTTCATAAACTCCCGCATGCCTGCCGCTGAGAGCTCTCGCCCGTAGCCTGAATGCTTGATGCCGCCGAACGGGAGCCGAGGATCGCTGGCGACCATTTTGTTCAGGAAGACCGATCCGGCCTGGATCTCCGTGACCATCCGCTGCTGCTCATCGGGGTCGCGCGTCCAGGCCGATGCGGCCAGACCGAATGGCGTGTCGTTCGCCATCTCGATTGCCTGGTTCAGGTCGTTGGCTTTGAAGAGGAGCGCGACGGGGCCGAAGATCTCATCGTGATATACAGAGGCGGTGCGCGGCAGGCCGGCGAGGACCGTTGG
This Granulicella aggregans DNA region includes the following protein-coding sequences:
- a CDS encoding TonB-dependent receptor, whose amino-acid sequence is MSVRFSASPLLTLLIASVLIAVPVTRAQAPKPVPAASSGAAQNGGAAAASATVKGTIADPDGAVIPGATITLTSASGKATVITSQADGTYQATNLRPGTYSLTVTMQGFATFVKQGVRVTAGQAMTLDAKMTVQAASQQVNVTANGATVSVDQDSNASATVIKGKDLDALSDDPDELSSELSALAGPSAGPNGGQIYVDGFTGGQLPPKSSIREIRINQNPFSAQYDKVGYGRVEVFTKPGADKFHGFFQANGNADFLNTKSPFLGTTEQEPYHTIFVLGNLTGPITSKSSFNLGGSHRIIQDNTVFFGSIYALPGSTALCAPGEAGCTEQTNVSIPTLYPQVRTDFTPRLDYQLAEKNTLTVRYQYETNSQQNDGTGGLDLPSAGYNLDATENTIQVVDSQIFSDKLINETRFEYSRDKSTQTPNLVAPSVSIQGGFTGGGSSALTVNDHQDHFEVQNYTSLALAHHFIRMGGRLRTTRDANFSNAQALGVFSYSSLDDYKNGASPSQYKVAEYAQPSVNATLADLGIYAEDDWKIKPNLTFSYGLRYETQNHLKDHHDFAPRLSFAYGLGNKSNPQTVLRGGFGVFYDRFTLTNVITTIQENGTNQQLFTVRSPGAACTPTTQSAANCGTTAGTAAAQTTYSEGPNLRSPYLMQFAIGADRQLGKIGTVSVNYLHMRGVHQFNSQNVDIPELDGATDTYVSTGQAYQFASDGVFTQNQLSISPRINYGRSISLWGYYSLNYAKADSAGSGSFPSVVGNLKADYGRASFDTRNRLFMGGSFSLPHRVTFSPFMVATSGTPFNIITGTDLNGDSILTNDRPGIVTSATPAANIVVTSHGSFDVNPAPGVARIPINSGTGPAAFTLNLRVTKTIGFGPETGTKNDSQGQGGPPRGGPPGGRGGGGRGGPGGGGPGGFGGGANSGRRYSVSFGVLAANVFNDVDRGTPSGVVTSSNFYQSTGLAGNIFSSNSAVRRITLLATFSF